A window of Syntrophales bacterium contains these coding sequences:
- a CDS encoding ATP-binding protein: MTKQKNLEDLLGELAFKTPIKEIQPDTHEVIADFLATEKEYQKQHKIKRLLRMSGIRQVKILSQFDWHFNSKIAKADILAFHNSPWIEQAHNLVLIGDTGLGKSHIAASLCYEAIMQGYSTIYISAFDLCSKIKKAITTASKIDYYAKVRVLCIDELGYTYHKKEDTDIIFQIISKRTEILPTIVTTNLVPKDWGSIFSGPAASAILDRLSFNGKLITFEGSSYRLLKKHKSK; the protein is encoded by the coding sequence ATGACGAAACAGAAAAATCTTGAAGACCTTTTAGGGGAACTGGCATTTAAAACACCAATAAAAGAAATACAGCCTGATACCCATGAGGTTATTGCTGATTTCCTTGCCACAGAAAAAGAGTATCAAAAACAACATAAAATCAAAAGACTTCTCAGAATGTCAGGGATAAGACAGGTAAAAATATTGAGTCAGTTTGATTGGCATTTTAATTCTAAGATTGCTAAAGCTGATATCCTTGCATTCCATAACTCACCATGGATTGAACAAGCTCATAATCTTGTTCTTATTGGGGACACAGGTTTGGGTAAATCTCATATAGCCGCTTCTCTTTGTTATGAAGCTATCATGCAGGGGTATTCAACTATCTACATATCTGCATTTGATCTCTGCTCCAAAATCAAAAAGGCTATCACTACTGCTTCCAAGATTGATTACTATGCCAAGGTACGAGTCTTATGTATCGATGAACTCGGGTATACTTATCACAAAAAGGAAGATACTGATATCATATTTCAGATTATCTCTAAAAGAACCGAAATTCTTCCTACTATTGTTACCACTAATCTTGTTCCTAAAGATTGGGGATCTATCTTCAGCGGCCCTGCCGCTTCTGCTATTCTTGATAGATTGAGTTTTAATGGGAAACTTATTACCTTTGAAGGGAGTTCTTATCGATTACTTAAAAAACATAAGTCAAAATAG
- the istA gene encoding IS21 family transposase: MEELRQRILYLRDVTKLSFYQIADQTGISRKKASRIYRGEYQERNRGSSLDKYRSLIASWFIEYPSLKACQVYEWLRERGVITSYPSVAQHTKSFRKKKERVYQQLNFLPGEEGQVDWFFVHHKTLGKLAGFILILSYSRYLFAHLFPRHSFEFFIEGHLKAFKALNGTPHTLLYDNLKSVVLKLKPELRHNPRFLEFCRHYGIQIRLCNPARGNEKGRVERAIRTLRETFFNADNYSSMKTMNQGLYEWVEKKNQAMHRATRQKPIDLLKEEKLKALPAIPWKNVSIHLPVKTTKTAMMDFDTNAYSVPDYLRGKSLSVHSTPTLVMIYDGDKRVACHLRDFRKHKQVTNPLHRSYSHLSAKAKMQRVYEVIKGLDPSVAEFLLKNQSCGEDPQQTALQIFKLLKKESRTIIVGIVKECLQRKSPRLKTFLSYLNLEPAENAEVVQPQKSELLNISYQPRSLEVYDDETEKS, encoded by the coding sequence ATGGAAGAGTTAAGACAGAGGATATTGTATTTACGCGATGTTACGAAATTAAGTTTCTATCAGATTGCAGATCAGACGGGCATTTCGCGAAAAAAAGCATCCAGAATATATAGAGGAGAATATCAGGAAAGAAACAGGGGATCTTCTCTGGATAAGTACCGTTCTCTAATTGCCAGCTGGTTTATAGAATATCCGTCTCTCAAGGCATGCCAGGTTTATGAATGGCTGAGAGAAAGAGGAGTAATAACAAGTTATCCCAGTGTAGCCCAGCATACCAAATCTTTTCGCAAGAAGAAGGAGAGGGTTTATCAGCAGCTTAATTTTCTGCCTGGTGAAGAAGGGCAGGTAGACTGGTTTTTTGTCCATCACAAAACACTTGGCAAACTTGCCGGTTTTATCCTCATCCTGAGCTACTCACGATATCTGTTTGCTCATTTATTCCCCCGTCATTCATTTGAATTCTTTATTGAAGGTCATCTCAAGGCATTTAAAGCTCTTAACGGCACACCTCATACGCTGCTGTACGACAACCTCAAATCTGTAGTGTTAAAGCTAAAGCCAGAGCTGCGGCATAATCCTCGCTTCTTAGAATTCTGCCGCCATTATGGTATCCAGATACGGCTATGTAATCCTGCCAGAGGAAATGAAAAAGGCAGAGTGGAACGAGCTATTCGTACACTCAGAGAGACATTCTTTAACGCAGACAATTATTCTTCCATGAAAACTATGAATCAGGGATTATATGAATGGGTAGAGAAAAAGAATCAGGCCATGCATAGAGCCACAAGACAAAAGCCGATTGATTTATTGAAAGAAGAAAAACTTAAAGCGCTCCCGGCAATACCGTGGAAAAATGTATCTATTCATCTACCTGTTAAAACAACCAAAACTGCTATGATGGATTTTGATACAAATGCATATTCTGTTCCTGATTACCTGAGGGGAAAATCTTTATCTGTTCATTCCACGCCCACCTTGGTCATGATATATGATGGGGACAAAAGGGTTGCTTGTCACCTAAGAGATTTCCGGAAACATAAACAGGTTACCAATCCTCTTCATCGCAGTTATTCGCATTTGTCTGCTAAAGCTAAAATGCAGCGTGTCTATGAAGTGATAAAGGGTCTTGACCCGTCAGTAGCTGAGTTCCTCCTCAAAAATCAATCCTGTGGTGAAGATCCTCAACAAACTGCTTTACAGATATTTAAACTGCTAAAGAAAGAATCCAGAACCATTATTGTAGGCATCGTTAAGGAGTGCCTGCAAAGAAAAAGCCCCAGGCTTAAAACCTTTCTTTCTTATCTCAATCTAGAACCGGCAGAAAATGCAGAAGTGGTCCAACCGCAAAAATCTGAGCTTTTAAATATCTCTTATCAACCCAGATCACTGGAGGTGTACGATGACGAAACAGAAAAATCTTGA